In a single window of the Raphanus sativus cultivar WK10039 chromosome 9, ASM80110v3, whole genome shotgun sequence genome:
- the LOC108827648 gene encoding ankyrin repeat domain-containing protein, chloroplastic yields the protein MVIARKRDSIRREKMQLATISLLLPSPSPSPSRLSHSLRSLIIPRRLGSISYSSQTSILPEAADDFTVGDCLVYEDGVFEDPYLEEEVSIIAREAIQERKTKRRGKAKRIVEAAAEIEPENLVPDEWRDVQAEVNLTKKDKRKIAQELEFGVRVEKKRQGLIPLSRVDLKEYLTYKEAKLNQLKPVVLDKPTTFSDDDGGETREPYSSERVAPKNPRWAVYGKGFDHVSKFFNSDKYDPTGKKLEGPRKLLSKEEKFMLNSRMPHLAVATSKKWLPLHTLAASGEFYLLHSLLKHNLDINSTDVGGLTALHRAIIGKKQAITNYLLRESANPFVLDDEGATLMHYAVQTASAPTIKLLLLYNADINAQDRDGWTPLHVAVQARRSDMVKLLLIKGADIQVKNKDGLTPVGLCLYLGRETRTYEVLKMLKEFPRSRLKRLVTD from the exons ATGGTCATCGCCAGAAAGAGAGATTCGATAAGGCGAGAGAAAATGCAGTTGGCCACCATTTCTCTTCTCCTGCcctctccatctccatctccatctcgaCTCTCTCATTCTCTCAGGTCGCTGATTATTCCCAGGAGATTAGGCTCTATTTCATATTCTTCACAAACGTCGATTCTCCCGGAAGCCGCCGATGACTTCACCGTGGGAGACTGTCTCGTCTACGAGGACGGGGTCTTCGAAGACCCTTACCTCGAGGAGGAGGTCAGTATCATTGCCCGTGAAGCGATCCAGGAGCGGAAGACGAAGCGGCGGGGCAAGGCCAAGAGAATAGTAGAAGCGGCGGCGGAGATAGAGCCGGAAAACCTGGTGCCGGATGAATGGAGGGATGTTCAGGCGGAGGTGAATCTGACGAAGAAGGACAAGAGGAAAATAGCGCAGGAACTGGAGTTCGGAGTGAGGGTGGAGAAGAAGAGACAAGGGCTCATTCCGCTGAGTAGGGTGGACTTGAAGGAGTATCTCACTTACAAGGAAGCCAAGTTGAATCAGTTGAAACCTGTGGTTCTCGATAAACCGACAACGTTCTCCGACGATGATGGAGGAGAGACGCGAGAACCATATTCGAGTGAGCGAGTAGCACCTAAGAACCCTAGATGGGCTGTTTATGGCAAGGGATTCGACCACGTCTCCAAGTTCTTCAATAGCGATAAGTATGATCCCACTGGCAAGAAGCTCGAGG GCCCTCGGAAGCTGCTTTCAAAAGAAGAGAAGTTTATGCTCAATAGCCGAATGCCTCACCTAGCTGTTGCCACCTCC AAAAAGTGGCTTCCTCTTCACACACTGGCAGCTTCGGGAGAATTTTATCTGCTTCACTCCTTGCTAAAGCACAATCTTGATATCAATTCAACCGACGTG GGCGGCTTGACAGCACTTCACCGAGCAATAATTGGTAAAAAACAGGCTATTACAAACTACCTGCTGAGGGAATCCGCAAACCCCTTTGTTCTTGATGAT GAAGGTGCGACCTTGATGCACTATGCTGTGCAGACAGCATCAGCTCCCACAATAAAACTTCTCCTGCTGTATAACGCTGACATAAACGCGCAAGACAGG GACGGGTGGACGCCCCTGCACGTTGCAGTACAGGCCAGAAGAAGCGACATGGTGAAACTTCTTTTGATAAAAGGGGCGGACatacaagtgaagaacaag GATGGGTTAACTCCGGTTGGCCTTTGCCTCTACCTAGGAAGAGAGACAAGGACGTATGAAGTGTTGAAAATGTTGAAAGAGTTTCCCCGTAGTAGACTCAAGAGATTGGTAACGGATTAA